One window of Botrimarina mediterranea genomic DNA carries:
- a CDS encoding DUF1559 family PulG-like putative transporter has protein sequence MSRRHNAFTLVELLVVIAIIGILVALLLPAVQAAREAARRAQCVNQVRQIGIAFLNYEDTAKSFPAGRQGCDGNLAVPECNGQGTGAGGGNMGQSGASAFLHILPQMEEQALFDQWRIDEVAVWYIDATNQWFRDPEVVQALGTRVANFHCPSDAQEPYAQFKHHVPSGARDTPVEYGSYGLSMGTNGPTTAFPGNDVKFFNTGVFVYGVRFKIQQITDGLSKTIFVGETRNGHDPNSSSIYSNGNRCNLMRSTYLPMNYPVDVNAIVENVAEAGGPGGWTNCTFSSPHPGGGNFLFGDGHVSFLVEGVSDAVYQALSTREGEEALSFE, from the coding sequence ATGTCCCGCAGGCACAACGCCTTCACGCTCGTGGAGCTCTTGGTGGTGATCGCCATCATCGGCATCCTTGTCGCCCTGCTCTTGCCGGCGGTCCAAGCCGCCCGCGAGGCCGCCCGACGCGCGCAGTGCGTCAACCAAGTGCGGCAGATCGGCATCGCCTTCCTCAACTACGAGGACACGGCCAAGTCGTTCCCCGCCGGCCGACAGGGTTGTGACGGCAACCTCGCCGTGCCCGAATGCAACGGTCAGGGGACCGGCGCCGGTGGCGGTAACATGGGGCAGAGCGGCGCTAGCGCCTTCCTCCACATCCTCCCGCAGATGGAGGAGCAAGCGCTGTTCGATCAGTGGCGGATCGATGAAGTCGCTGTCTGGTACATCGACGCCACCAACCAATGGTTCCGCGACCCCGAGGTGGTTCAGGCGTTAGGGACGCGTGTCGCCAACTTCCACTGCCCCAGCGACGCGCAAGAGCCCTACGCCCAGTTCAAGCACCACGTCCCCTCGGGCGCCCGCGATACCCCCGTCGAGTACGGCAGCTACGGCCTCTCGATGGGCACGAACGGGCCGACGACCGCTTTCCCCGGCAACGACGTGAAGTTCTTCAACACCGGAGTGTTCGTGTATGGCGTCCGCTTCAAGATCCAGCAGATCACCGACGGCCTCAGCAAGACGATCTTCGTCGGCGAGACCCGCAACGGGCACGACCCGAACAGCTCGAGCATCTACTCCAACGGCAACCGTTGCAACCTGATGCGATCGACCTACCTGCCGATGAACTACCCCGTGGACGTCAACGCCATCGTGGAGAACGTCGCCGAGGCCGGCGGACCGGGTGGCTGGACCAACTGCACGTTCTCGAGCCCCCACCCCGGCGGCGGCAATTTCCTCTTCGGCGATGGGCACGTTTCGTTCTTGGTTGAGGGAGTGTCGGACGCTGTCTACCAAGCGCTCTCAACGCGCGAGGGTGAAGAGGCCCTCTCCTTCGAGTGA
- a CDS encoding BNR repeat-containing protein translates to MRTRFSGAGRLALCACLALGVSVMATDAAAVDVTLAPIDGAFAANSMNHVAFRQNALKTIGDQQFAAYYDDNGLVTVARRTLGDAQWDVFNTVYTDNNSGLTDDHNVITFGVDGDGYMHLSWGMHNDNLRYIHSTAPVTGAASIAFGAEVPMVSPSQEGLVTYPQFYDLPGGDLLFMYRTGGSGNGDQQVNRYDNATGSWVPLHRPLFDGEVFGDGLSSKNMYANTVAFDSQGAMHLSWTLRDTPDFQTNQNIYYAKSTDDGATWRRTDGSLYSLPMSEGPSEIAVAIPQQSSLINQTSMTTDANDLPVIASWWAPDASQGNHARQYMLSYYDGADWQTSQITDRGFETKQGGGTVRELARPIVVVDDDNRVLVAMRYDDRGDVVTIAHSEDRQNWNFVDLTTEALGDWEPNYDAALWDREQKLHLLHQPVGLGQQNSTLSVLEWDAGAYLDAYYAPKLSLRIDRATGAATLTNATDGAIAIDTLTLTSPSGQLDPAGWVGLSDQGVTGWSQSAAGATQLGEQSGAGLSVPTGASLSLGALFAPGVAFGVDAPADLVASYANAGGDAVAINVEYVGESANNLTLVVDPVTGGATLTNTSAFPVEIEGYSIRSASGSLKPGSSDWVSLADAGVGDWQEANPGPTALNELVESGTQLLESGASFDLGMPFDAAGDQDLAFNFLVAGDAVATPGLARYASLEATLPGDFNADGVVDAADYSVWRDSLGQFTELPNDRTPGLVSVSDYADWVANYGATQANAATAVPEPTATLSAVFATAVAGMLRRRPR, encoded by the coding sequence ATGAGAACTCGCTTTTCTGGCGCCGGCAGGCTCGCACTCTGCGCCTGCCTCGCGCTCGGCGTCTCCGTGATGGCGACCGACGCCGCGGCGGTGGACGTGACGCTCGCCCCGATCGACGGGGCGTTCGCCGCCAACAGCATGAACCACGTCGCCTTCCGCCAGAACGCGCTGAAGACGATCGGCGACCAGCAGTTCGCCGCCTACTACGACGACAACGGCCTGGTGACCGTCGCCCGGCGGACGCTGGGCGACGCGCAGTGGGACGTCTTCAACACGGTCTACACCGACAACAACTCGGGCCTCACCGACGACCACAACGTCATCACGTTCGGCGTCGATGGCGACGGGTACATGCACCTCTCTTGGGGCATGCACAACGACAACCTGCGGTACATCCACTCCACCGCGCCGGTCACCGGCGCCGCGTCGATCGCCTTCGGCGCCGAGGTCCCGATGGTGAGCCCGTCACAAGAGGGCCTCGTCACGTACCCGCAGTTCTACGACCTGCCCGGCGGCGACCTGTTGTTCATGTACCGCACCGGCGGCTCGGGCAACGGCGACCAGCAGGTCAACCGCTACGATAACGCGACGGGCTCGTGGGTCCCACTCCATCGGCCGTTGTTCGATGGCGAGGTCTTCGGCGACGGCCTGTCGAGCAAGAACATGTACGCCAACACCGTGGCGTTCGACTCGCAAGGCGCGATGCACCTGTCGTGGACGCTGCGCGACACGCCCGACTTCCAAACCAACCAGAACATCTACTACGCCAAGAGCACCGACGACGGCGCCACGTGGCGCAGGACCGACGGTTCGCTCTATTCATTGCCGATGAGCGAAGGGCCGTCCGAGATCGCCGTCGCGATCCCGCAGCAGAGCTCGCTCATCAACCAGACGTCGATGACGACCGACGCCAACGACCTGCCGGTCATCGCGTCGTGGTGGGCGCCCGACGCCTCACAAGGGAACCACGCGCGGCAGTACATGCTCTCTTACTACGACGGCGCCGACTGGCAAACGTCGCAGATTACGGATCGCGGTTTCGAGACCAAGCAGGGCGGCGGGACCGTCCGCGAACTCGCCCGGCCGATTGTGGTCGTGGACGACGACAATCGCGTCTTGGTGGCGATGCGTTACGACGATCGCGGCGACGTCGTCACGATCGCCCACAGCGAGGACCGCCAGAACTGGAACTTCGTCGACCTCACGACCGAGGCCCTCGGCGACTGGGAGCCGAACTACGACGCCGCCCTCTGGGACCGCGAACAGAAGCTGCACCTGCTCCACCAGCCGGTGGGGCTGGGCCAGCAGAACTCGACTCTGTCCGTCTTGGAGTGGGACGCCGGCGCCTATCTCGACGCCTACTACGCGCCCAAGCTGTCGCTCCGCATCGATCGCGCGACGGGCGCCGCGACGCTGACCAACGCCACCGACGGCGCCATCGCGATCGACACACTGACGCTGACGTCCCCGTCCGGCCAACTCGATCCCGCGGGGTGGGTCGGGTTGTCGGACCAAGGCGTCACGGGCTGGTCGCAATCCGCCGCCGGCGCGACGCAACTCGGCGAGCAGAGCGGCGCCGGCCTGTCGGTCCCGACGGGCGCGTCGCTGTCGCTCGGCGCCCTGTTCGCGCCGGGCGTGGCGTTCGGCGTTGACGCGCCGGCCGACCTGGTGGCCTCGTATGCGAACGCCGGCGGCGACGCCGTCGCCATCAACGTCGAGTACGTCGGCGAGTCGGCGAACAACCTGACGCTTGTTGTCGATCCCGTGACGGGCGGCGCGACGCTGACGAACACGTCTGCGTTCCCGGTCGAGATCGAAGGCTACAGCATTCGCTCGGCGTCGGGCTCCTTGAAGCCCGGGTCCAGCGATTGGGTTAGCCTCGCCGACGCGGGCGTTGGCGATTGGCAGGAAGCCAACCCCGGCCCGACCGCCCTCAACGAACTGGTAGAGTCCGGGACCCAGCTGCTAGAGAGCGGCGCGTCGTTCGACCTGGGCATGCCCTTCGACGCCGCTGGCGATCAGGACCTGGCGTTCAACTTCCTCGTCGCCGGCGACGCCGTCGCGACGCCGGGGCTGGCCCGCTACGCGTCGCTCGAGGCGACCCTGCCGGGCGACTTCAACGCCGACGGCGTCGTCGATGCGGCCGACTACAGCGTTTGGCGGGACTCGCTCGGGCAGTTCACCGAGCTCCCCAACGATCGCACGCCAGGGCTCGTTAGCGTTTCGGACTATGCCGACTGGGTCGCCAACTACGGCGCCACGCAGGCCAACGCGGCAACGGCTGTCCCCGAACCGACGGCCACCTTGTCAGCGGTCTTTGCGACGGCGGTTGCAGGGATGCTTCGCCGTCGTCCTCGGTGA
- a CDS encoding PEP-CTERM sorting domain-containing protein (PEP-CTERM proteins occur, often in large numbers, in the proteomes of bacteria that also encode an exosortase, a predicted intramembrane cysteine proteinase. The presence of a PEP-CTERM domain at a protein's C-terminus predicts cleavage within the sorting domain, followed by covalent anchoring to some some component of the (usually Gram-negative) cell surface. Many PEP-CTERM proteins exhibit an unusual sequence composition that includes large numbers of potential glycosylation sites. Expression of one such protein has been shown restore the ability of a bacterium to form floc, a type of biofilm.) — protein sequence MPHDNRFRFLRVASAASLILCGAAAARAVDLEAFEFNDASGTTLGGAANSVNPGNLWIEDPEMAPSDVRGGVYNIVKPSSAVDTNFLQIDNVTSGSVWYTAQMANWNFVGFDPSNPEQFRISFLNDDDDDFGSTITAEARIERDAVTGDIVVSGLALGSGATDVPRNDIISTVQPGPFTLSLKLDKDSDTYAVYYKDGSNATRVLGRGLADPGRDANSIRMVANNSFGEGSFDYPFFTDEVFAIDRLAVSDTSPFNDLLTLEVDRTTGAMTLRNTSGASVTGWSGYTIESAGGSLDPTGWDPIGGSIGSSTTSVLSETFASQSLANNGSVVLSTASGAWLESPFEDLSMELTLSGGGTRSVDVEFVGGAGRFVAGDFNTDGVIDAADYLLLAANAETNLAGLTAAESVLSGDLDGDGQNSILDFIQFKSLYEEVNGGGSFAQMIASIPEPTTLGLVAASALALVTGRRRTRQPAFTTAGTTSMRPQTLASLLAALTFALLPATASAVIIEDFAFNESIGTTLDLTTNAGNPGNAWVVDPDLTDTATNGIGSLRIRNATTSLESNYLEIDNITTGKAWLVVEMAGWSFNTDTINPANFDPTNREQVRFAFLNNDNDPPSGSTLTGQFQIERTTEGGVQLIGNTAGSGSTNIAGAYALTNDRSTPFTVALEVDVTDTVETYSVYYKDGAAPFTPLGTGTIAPGRDANSIRFAISDSFAGDGEFFDINRVYLTDEDPLGVVAPTTLSLEVNTLTGGVTIHNPTDAPINFDSYRIASDAGQLNAARWVSLADQEADAVGGGAGENWVESGGSGAGVLAESFLLGESEMVAGELAALGPVFAGGAQDLTFQYRDTATGQLVIVEPTYVTGPVYGDYNNDGSVNAADYTVWRDGNGDSDGNNDGSVNSADYFVWMANYGATSIGVTAIPEPSSIAVLLTAGALLGSGVARRR from the coding sequence ATGCCTCACGACAACCGGTTTCGTTTCCTGCGAGTCGCCTCCGCAGCGTCACTAATCCTTTGCGGCGCTGCGGCGGCACGCGCCGTCGACCTCGAGGCGTTCGAGTTCAACGACGCGAGCGGGACAACGCTCGGCGGCGCCGCGAACTCGGTAAACCCCGGCAACCTGTGGATCGAAGACCCGGAGATGGCGCCCTCCGACGTCCGCGGCGGTGTCTACAACATCGTCAAGCCGTCGAGCGCCGTTGATACGAACTTCCTTCAGATCGACAACGTCACGTCGGGTTCGGTCTGGTACACCGCTCAGATGGCGAATTGGAACTTCGTCGGCTTCGACCCGAGCAACCCCGAGCAGTTCCGCATCAGCTTTCTCAATGACGATGACGACGACTTCGGATCGACGATCACCGCCGAGGCCCGCATCGAGCGCGACGCGGTGACGGGCGACATCGTGGTCTCGGGGCTTGCCCTCGGATCGGGCGCCACTGACGTGCCGAGGAACGACATCATCTCCACGGTGCAGCCGGGCCCGTTCACGCTTTCGCTCAAGCTCGACAAGGACTCCGACACTTACGCCGTCTACTACAAGGACGGGTCGAACGCGACTCGCGTCCTGGGTCGCGGCCTCGCTGACCCCGGCCGCGATGCGAACTCGATCCGGATGGTCGCCAACAACAGCTTCGGCGAGGGGAGCTTCGATTACCCATTCTTCACCGACGAAGTGTTCGCCATCGATCGCCTCGCGGTCAGCGACACTTCACCGTTCAACGACCTGCTGACTCTCGAAGTCGATCGCACCACGGGCGCGATGACGCTCCGCAACACGTCGGGCGCCTCGGTGACCGGATGGTCGGGTTACACGATTGAGTCCGCCGGCGGCAGCCTCGACCCGACGGGCTGGGACCCGATCGGGGGTTCAATCGGGTCGAGCACGACGTCGGTGTTATCAGAGACCTTCGCGTCGCAGTCGCTTGCCAACAACGGGTCCGTTGTTCTCAGCACCGCGTCGGGCGCGTGGCTCGAGAGCCCCTTCGAGGACCTGTCGATGGAGCTGACGCTCAGCGGCGGCGGCACGCGGTCGGTGGACGTGGAATTCGTCGGCGGCGCCGGACGTTTCGTGGCTGGTGACTTCAACACCGATGGCGTCATCGACGCCGCCGACTACCTGTTGCTCGCCGCCAACGCCGAGACGAACCTCGCCGGCCTGACCGCCGCCGAATCGGTCCTCAGCGGCGACCTCGACGGCGACGGCCAGAACAGCATCCTCGACTTCATCCAGTTCAAGTCGCTCTACGAGGAGGTCAACGGCGGCGGCTCGTTCGCCCAGATGATCGCCTCGATCCCCGAGCCGACGACGCTCGGCCTCGTCGCCGCCTCGGCGCTCGCCCTCGTGACGGGCCGCCGCCGCACCCGCCAACCCGCCTTCACCACCGCCGGAACCACTTCGATGCGCCCCCAGACGCTGGCGAGCCTGCTCGCAGCCCTCACCTTTGCATTGCTCCCCGCCACCGCGTCGGCCGTGATTATCGAGGACTTCGCGTTCAATGAATCGATCGGGACGACGCTCGACCTCACCACTAACGCCGGTAACCCGGGGAATGCCTGGGTCGTTGACCCCGATCTGACCGATACGGCGACCAACGGCATCGGCTCGCTGCGGATCCGCAACGCGACGACCTCGCTTGAGTCCAACTATCTTGAGATCGACAACATCACGACGGGCAAGGCTTGGCTCGTCGTTGAGATGGCCGGTTGGTCCTTCAACACCGACACCATCAATCCCGCCAACTTCGATCCTACGAACCGGGAGCAGGTGCGTTTCGCCTTTCTCAACAACGACAACGACCCGCCCTCGGGGAGCACGCTCACGGGGCAGTTTCAAATCGAGCGCACAACCGAAGGGGGCGTGCAACTCATCGGCAATACAGCCGGCTCTGGGAGCACCAACATCGCCGGCGCCTACGCCCTAACGAACGACCGCTCGACGCCCTTCACCGTGGCTCTAGAAGTCGATGTTACCGACACGGTCGAGACCTACTCGGTCTACTACAAAGACGGCGCGGCGCCGTTCACGCCGCTCGGCACGGGGACGATCGCGCCGGGCCGAGACGCCAACTCGATCCGCTTCGCGATCAGTGACAGCTTCGCGGGCGATGGTGAGTTCTTCGACATCAACCGTGTCTACCTGACCGACGAGGACCCGCTGGGGGTTGTCGCGCCGACTACCTTGTCACTAGAAGTGAACACACTCACCGGTGGCGTGACGATCCACAACCCGACCGACGCGCCGATCAACTTCGACTCGTACCGCATCGCCAGCGACGCCGGTCAGTTGAACGCGGCCAGGTGGGTGAGCCTCGCCGACCAAGAGGCCGACGCCGTCGGCGGCGGCGCCGGTGAGAACTGGGTCGAGTCGGGCGGCTCGGGGGCGGGAGTCCTGGCCGAGTCGTTCTTGCTAGGCGAGTCGGAGATGGTCGCGGGCGAGCTGGCAGCCCTCGGCCCCGTCTTCGCGGGCGGCGCACAGGACCTTACGTTCCAGTACCGCGACACGGCGACCGGCCAGTTGGTCATCGTCGAGCCGACCTACGTCACCGGCCCCGTGTACGGCGACTACAACAATGACGGCTCGGTCAACGCCGCCGACTACACCGTGTGGCGAGACGGCAATGGCGACTCCGACGGTAACAACGACGGCTCGGTCAACTCCGCGGACTACTTCGTGTGGATGGCCAACTATGGCGCCACCTCCATCGGCGTAACGGCGATCCCGGAACCATCTTCGATCGCGGTTCTCCTAACTGCCGGCGCCTTGTTGGGCAGCGGCGTCGCCCGTCGCCGGTGA
- a CDS encoding M14-type cytosolic carboxypeptidase yields the protein MLRLRIAIAFAATLVSASLAPAQITLDADFDSGSLCLFASTACDDNGVASSVSGNIVTLVGRDNFNAGNWKWVYFRASGVAGQTVQFRIGDDFTTGSSNLNNHAMVYSYDQQTWHFFDNNQRQASLDRYSFSNNTAFTQEEVYVAYGLPYPASRVDDKVSAWSASPYVAPLGSGFGSMVIGQSPGGVDDIGRTIAGRSLYGFEITDATSTAAKQKIVLLGGTHANETVANWTLEGLVDFLVSDDLRAAQLRQRADFYVYPMSNPDGRSAGMNRTTVQEQGVDPNRVWDSASNYNGQTDIRTVGQSMRFDTGGDIDYFVDFHSTVNKNEAPYHFGYLQGSMSSSPFWQAVLDREPELITLGASLVDFTGAKFGRDELGAEVSFTFETQFMPGENTDRYLTLGENFGLAWWDTLVDHGDFNFDGVIDAADYLILAANAETDLSGLSPLEAYAAGDLDGDGRNSIEDFLQFKGVYVSLHGAAAFAAIVQGVPEPSVFCSLSAIFVLLTVARPAARPETIGPPRSPRHPDLRR from the coding sequence ATGCTGCGCCTACGGATCGCTATCGCCTTCGCCGCCACGCTCGTCAGCGCGTCGCTGGCTCCTGCCCAGATCACGCTCGACGCCGACTTCGACAGCGGCTCGTTGTGCTTGTTCGCCTCGACCGCCTGCGATGACAACGGCGTCGCCAGTTCCGTGAGCGGCAACATCGTCACGCTCGTGGGCCGCGACAACTTCAACGCTGGCAATTGGAAGTGGGTCTACTTCCGCGCGTCGGGCGTCGCGGGCCAGACGGTGCAGTTCCGCATCGGCGACGACTTCACGACGGGGAGCAGCAACCTCAACAACCACGCCATGGTCTACAGCTACGACCAACAGACCTGGCATTTCTTCGACAATAACCAGCGGCAGGCGTCGCTCGATCGCTACAGCTTCTCGAACAATACCGCGTTCACTCAGGAGGAGGTCTACGTCGCCTACGGCCTCCCCTACCCCGCCAGCCGTGTGGATGACAAGGTGTCGGCGTGGAGCGCGTCCCCGTACGTCGCGCCGCTCGGCAGCGGCTTCGGCAGCATGGTAATTGGGCAGTCGCCCGGCGGCGTGGACGACATCGGGCGGACCATCGCCGGCAGAAGCCTGTATGGCTTCGAGATCACGGACGCCACCTCCACCGCCGCGAAGCAGAAGATCGTGCTCCTCGGCGGCACGCACGCCAACGAGACGGTCGCCAACTGGACGCTCGAGGGCCTCGTCGACTTCCTCGTGAGCGATGACCTCCGCGCCGCACAGCTCCGCCAGCGCGCGGACTTCTACGTCTACCCGATGTCGAACCCCGACGGCCGCTCCGCGGGAATGAACCGCACGACGGTCCAAGAACAGGGCGTCGACCCCAATCGCGTCTGGGACTCAGCCTCGAACTATAACGGCCAGACCGACATCCGCACCGTCGGTCAGTCGATGCGGTTCGATACGGGGGGCGACATCGACTACTTCGTCGATTTCCACTCGACCGTCAACAAGAACGAAGCGCCGTATCACTTCGGGTACCTCCAAGGCTCCATGTCGAGTTCGCCGTTCTGGCAGGCGGTGCTCGACCGCGAGCCCGAGCTGATCACGCTGGGGGCGTCGCTCGTGGACTTCACCGGCGCCAAGTTCGGCCGCGACGAGCTCGGCGCCGAGGTCTCGTTCACATTCGAAACACAGTTCATGCCGGGCGAAAACACCGACCGTTACCTGACGCTCGGTGAGAACTTCGGCCTGGCGTGGTGGGACACGCTGGTGGACCACGGCGACTTCAACTTCGACGGCGTGATCGACGCGGCGGACTACCTGATCCTCGCCGCCAACGCCGAGACCGACCTCTCGGGCCTCTCGCCTCTCGAGGCCTACGCCGCCGGCGACCTCGATGGCGACGGCCGCAACTCGATCGAGGATTTCCTCCAGTTCAAGGGCGTCTACGTCTCGCTGCACGGCGCCGCGGCGTTTGCTGCGATCGTCCAGGGCGTCCCCGAACCGAGTGTTTTTTGCAGTCTGTCGGCGATTTTCGTACTGTTGACCGTTGCCCGACCCGCGGCGCGACCCGAAACGATTGGGCCGCCGCGCTCACCGAGACACCCTGATCTCCGGAGATAA
- a CDS encoding gamma-glutamyltransferase family protein, whose protein sequence is MSSPAARADLTVVCRDYAVTSGHPDSTGVGLEVLRAGGNVVDAAVATSLALGVAEPYGSGIGGKGMLLYREAATGKVYALEAMCQAPAGLDAEAFAKLRRRDRYYGYQAVAVPGLVACLGDAHRQWGSKPWEELVLPAADLADEGVVVSAPMYSLMRPKRNLLRRDDAAAAMFLADGETPAVGSRMKYPLLAETLRTIAKGGPRAFYEGPIAEQIVATCKAGGSPMSLSDLRDYRIRHVAPLEADWEGYHLAAAPPPLTGGTTVLATLKSLEGVAALHACTERDATYIDLVSRSLLALYPEITRTVADVPDAAEDAAWLVSDAGATAVRDAAERLDPASPETPALRSAGVTADDTADASTTHLIVADREGNIVCLTQSLSYHMGAGVVAPGVGVLFNNSMSNFSTRNPDAVNHVAPGKHERSTIAPVIVTQDGKPVLTLGIPGGQRIPTTTIQLLVDHLLLGAPLRETFDRPRFHVVRAASSSQPPNVVDLEGGSPAGLDAELEALGYRTARHTADGHYFGGGSAIRWTGDGLEAVADQRRTNDAAGD, encoded by the coding sequence ATGTCCTCCCCCGCCGCCCGCGCCGACCTCACGGTCGTCTGCCGTGACTACGCCGTCACCAGCGGGCATCCCGACTCGACGGGGGTCGGCCTCGAGGTGTTGCGCGCGGGGGGCAACGTCGTTGACGCGGCGGTCGCCACGTCGCTCGCCCTGGGCGTCGCCGAGCCGTACGGCTCGGGGATCGGCGGCAAGGGAATGCTCCTCTACCGCGAAGCGGCGACGGGCAAGGTCTACGCCCTCGAGGCCATGTGCCAAGCGCCCGCGGGGCTCGACGCCGAGGCGTTCGCCAAGCTGCGGAGGCGCGACCGTTACTACGGCTACCAGGCCGTCGCCGTGCCGGGACTCGTTGCCTGCCTGGGCGACGCGCACCGTCAGTGGGGATCGAAGCCGTGGGAAGAGCTGGTGCTCCCCGCCGCCGATCTCGCCGACGAGGGGGTCGTTGTGTCGGCGCCGATGTACTCCTTGATGCGACCCAAGCGTAACCTGCTGCGCCGCGACGACGCCGCGGCGGCGATGTTCTTGGCGGATGGTGAGACGCCCGCAGTCGGCAGCCGGATGAAGTACCCGCTTCTGGCGGAGACGCTGCGGACGATCGCGAAGGGCGGACCGCGGGCTTTCTATGAAGGCCCTATTGCTGAGCAGATCGTCGCGACGTGCAAGGCGGGCGGATCGCCGATGTCGTTGTCCGACCTGCGCGACTACCGCATCAGGCATGTCGCGCCGCTGGAGGCTGATTGGGAGGGTTACCACCTCGCCGCCGCGCCGCCGCCGCTGACCGGCGGGACGACAGTGCTCGCCACGCTGAAGTCACTCGAAGGCGTCGCCGCGCTGCACGCCTGCACCGAACGCGACGCGACCTACATCGACCTGGTGAGCCGATCGCTGCTCGCTCTCTACCCGGAGATCACCCGCACCGTCGCCGACGTGCCGGACGCCGCTGAAGATGCGGCGTGGCTGGTGTCCGACGCGGGCGCGACAGCTGTCCGTGACGCCGCCGAGCGGCTCGACCCCGCCTCGCCCGAGACGCCCGCGCTACGATCCGCCGGCGTGACTGCGGACGACACGGCGGACGCGAGCACGACGCATCTGATCGTCGCCGACCGGGAAGGGAACATCGTCTGCCTGACGCAATCGCTCAGCTACCATATGGGCGCGGGCGTCGTCGCGCCGGGAGTGGGGGTGCTTTTCAACAACAGCATGAGCAACTTCTCGACACGCAACCCCGACGCCGTCAACCATGTTGCGCCGGGCAAGCACGAGCGGAGCACGATCGCCCCGGTGATTGTCACGCAAGACGGCAAGCCGGTGCTCACGCTGGGTATCCCCGGCGGTCAGCGGATCCCGACGACGACGATCCAATTGCTGGTCGATCACCTGTTGCTTGGCGCGCCGCTGCGAGAGACGTTCGACCGGCCGCGGTTCCATGTCGTCCGTGCGGCTTCGTCCAGCCAACCGCCAAACGTCGTCGACCTCGAAGGGGGCTCGCCCGCGGGGCTCGACGCCGAGCTCGAAGCCCTCGGTTACCGCACCGCTCGCCATACGGCGGATGGGCATTACTTTGGCGGCGGCAGCGCTATCCGCTGGACCGGCGACGGGCTCGAAGCGGTCGCCGACCAACGCCGCACCAACGACGCCGCTGGCGATTGA
- a CDS encoding DUF1559 domain-containing protein translates to MTSLAPTTPRLARRSAFTLVELLVVIAIIGILVALLLPAVQAAREAARRTECTNNIRQTGLALMNYESSQKKFPFGATQRTTAGAGTDPTMFSWVSSLMPYVEEAALYSAVDWSIPLGQRNDNGDTSHHIPFETYVCPSSDPVGIVNNWYGARGNYAANAGIGFVWMNDVSPWQDCTNTQFGCSVRPFSSTDGPDVNWPRRNPEKPNSSLMRFGTFQVNRGRKMAEFIDGTSKTAAVCEVRTYEGTDTRGTLHFGAASMYMHDYVPNFKQLPDWTRYCAEGLANTECRSTEVTGGQWRGQWRQLARSTHPGGVNLLAVDGSVRFVPDDVDENVWKSYATPNGEENFGSL, encoded by the coding sequence GTGACTTCCCTCGCCCCAACCACGCCGCGTCTGGCGCGTCGTTCTGCGTTCACGCTGGTCGAGTTGCTAGTGGTGATCGCCATCATTGGCATCCTTGTGGCTCTCCTGCTCCCAGCGGTGCAAGCCGCGCGCGAAGCGGCCCGCCGCACCGAGTGCACCAACAACATCCGCCAGACCGGCTTGGCGTTGATGAACTACGAGTCGTCGCAGAAGAAATTCCCATTCGGAGCGACGCAACGCACGACAGCCGGCGCTGGCACGGACCCAACGATGTTCAGCTGGGTCTCTTCGCTAATGCCTTACGTCGAAGAGGCAGCGCTGTACTCCGCCGTGGACTGGTCAATACCGCTCGGCCAACGAAATGACAACGGCGATACCTCTCATCACATCCCGTTCGAAACTTACGTATGTCCATCGAGCGATCCGGTGGGAATCGTCAACAACTGGTATGGCGCTCGCGGCAATTACGCGGCGAATGCAGGCATCGGCTTTGTATGGATGAACGACGTTTCGCCTTGGCAAGATTGCACCAACACGCAGTTCGGTTGTTCAGTCCGTCCTTTCTCGTCGACTGACGGACCCGATGTAAACTGGCCTCGCCGAAACCCCGAGAAGCCGAATTCGTCGCTGATGCGATTCGGGACGTTTCAAGTGAATCGTGGTCGCAAGATGGCCGAGTTCATCGACGGCACGTCGAAGACGGCCGCCGTCTGTGAGGTTCGCACCTACGAAGGTACGGACACACGTGGGACCTTGCACTTTGGCGCCGCGTCGATGTACATGCACGACTACGTTCCAAACTTCAAACAGCTGCCGGATTGGACCCGGTACTGCGCCGAAGGGCTGGCGAACACGGAGTGCCGTTCTACCGAAGTGACGGGCGGCCAGTGGCGCGGCCAGTGGCGGCAGCTTGCCCGCAGCACGCATCCGGGCGGCGTGAACCTCCTCGCCGTGGATGGGAGCGTGCGGTTCGTCCCCGACGACGTCGATGAGAACGTCTGGAAGTCCTACGCCACGCCCAACGGCGAAGAGAACTTCGGTAGCCTCTAA